In Nocardioides cavernae, a single genomic region encodes these proteins:
- a CDS encoding class E sortase: MSAIVRVVVRTTAELLLTLGLVVVAFAAYLVVWSDVQNAAAQSTLRETFEARVAQASRTSPSTPAPRARPAARGRSRTPVATAPLAPPPTGGGLGLLSIPRLGQGWSRVIVEGVETDQLALGPGHFPGTAMPGEVGNFAVAGHRATNGEPFAHLDALVPGDEVTVQTLAATFTYVVDRSELVTPTATEVLEPVPGRPGATPRKALLTLVTCHPRWGSSERLIVSGHLVDRAPTTGGA, encoded by the coding sequence GTGAGCGCGATCGTGCGAGTAGTGGTCCGGACCACCGCCGAGCTGCTGCTCACCCTTGGCCTGGTCGTGGTGGCCTTCGCGGCCTACCTCGTGGTCTGGAGCGACGTGCAGAACGCGGCGGCCCAGAGCACGCTCCGGGAGACCTTCGAGGCACGGGTCGCGCAGGCGTCCCGGACCTCCCCGTCCACCCCTGCTCCGCGCGCCCGGCCCGCCGCCCGCGGCCGCAGCAGGACCCCCGTTGCCACGGCCCCGCTCGCCCCGCCACCCACCGGCGGCGGGCTCGGGCTGCTCTCCATCCCCCGGCTCGGCCAGGGCTGGTCCCGGGTCATCGTCGAGGGGGTCGAGACCGACCAGCTGGCCCTGGGTCCCGGCCACTTCCCCGGGACCGCGATGCCGGGTGAGGTCGGCAACTTCGCGGTCGCCGGCCACCGAGCCACCAACGGTGAGCCGTTCGCACACCTGGACGCACTCGTCCCGGGCGACGAGGTGACGGTGCAGACCCTCGCCGCGACCTTCACCTACGTCGTCGACCGCAGCGAGCTCGTGACCCCAACCGCCACCGAGGTGCTCGAGCCGGTGCCCGGCCGACCCGGGGCGACACCGAGGAAGGCCCTGCTCACGCTCGTCACCTGCCATCCCCGCTGGGGCTCGAGCGAGCGGTTGATCG